One Salvia splendens isolate huo1 chromosome 1, SspV2, whole genome shotgun sequence genomic window, TGACTTTCTTGTTGCTCTAAGACAAAACACCAGTCGAGGAAGAAGCTCAGCTCTATAATCACTGTCTCAATTCGAGCAAGATGAACACATTCAACCATAATAAAAATCGAATGAACTATTACCAAAATTCCAGCAAATTAGAGCAAAGCACCCTCTGTCCTATTTTGAGCAAAAAATAATCAACCGAAATTGAGTAAGAACCAGGAGAAAGAAGAGGCTTAGATATGAATATCAACAAGAAGAGGCTTAGAACAATAAATCCATCAGGGGAGAAGGTCCGACGACGGTTGTTGGGAGGAACGGTCAATACCGCCGGAGTCACTAAACTCCACACGACGCCGGAGAATGTAGCCGAACACAGTACGATGGCCGGCGCCTCCTAGATGatgcaaaaaaagaagaagtttctgaaagagaagagagagagctGCGTGTGGAGAGAAGGtgggagacagagagagaagaaaaaggggTAAAATTGGCTATCATAATGCAACAGTTCACAAACCCACCAAAATTGGTGGGTTAGCGTTTTCCCAAATTTTGTGTTAGCATGCCGGCCTAGGCGGGCTTTATACATTTTCTCGGGCCATGAGATAGTACTTACCATATAATGATGTTTCCATGGCTGGCATTTGGGCACATGATACCCTTTTGCTCTCAGCCATATAGTTTAAATCACACATCCGGATCTTCTCACTCTTTGTCTGTATACTATGGCTAGCTGCAACGGGATGAGCAATTTTGTTTAGGTTTGTATACTCAATGtctgttacggactcaattcccacatcggttgtgagaacaactgatgtggggtatatagactaaatgagctctctctcctaacaggctagtcttttgggatgagttctcctgtttgatttgtatcaattggtgctttcattgagagtctaaacggctcggagtggtggccgggcaacgaactcgccgtgaccaacgagtgcgtttgggaccgctcggagtggtgacccacgaagtggtggccgggcaaagaatccgccgtgaccaacgtggccgtgaccaacgagaactcagAGTGATGGCCCACGAAGTGGTGGCCTGacaaagaaccagccgtgaccaacgtggccgtgaccaacgaggacgttggcccttaaaggagggtcgaatgttacggactcaattcccatattggttgtgagaacaactgatgagggtcgaatgttacggactcaattcccaaggagggtcgaatgttacggactcaattcccatattggttgtgagaacaactgatgagggtcgaatgttacggactcaattcccacatcggttgtgagaacaactgatgtggggtatatagactaaatgggctCGATGTggggtcgaatgttacggactcaattcccacatcggttgtcagaacaactgatgtggtctatatagactaaatgggctcgatgtggggtatatagactatcACAACTGATGTGGtctatatagactaaatgagctcgatgtggggtatatagactaaatgagcgctctctcctaacaggctagtcttttgaaATAAGTTTTCCTGTTTGGTCGGTATCAATGTCATACACAAACAAAACATTGCACAATTATGCCCACAGTTGAGGTTATCGAAGCGACTAGCAGCAAAAGGCGTCTTTGTTTCATATGTTTCCACCCCAAGAAACCTGCAGAGATTACCTGCCATTTCATCAGCTCTTATGGAGCTTGTGGAGATCCAAATGAAGCGTCTTTGAGCATCTGGTTGAGAAGGTCAAGCCAGATTTGATAGTCCTCGACTTTGCTGCATACCGAATCTTAGAAGTTGAGGCCAAATATGGCGTAAGCACTGCGTTTTTCAGCGTGTATACGGCTGCTACCTTGGCTCACATGGGGCCACTGATTGAGCTCAAGGATGGAAAGCAACATCTGAGTCCAGAATGCTACACCGGATTGGATGCCTTCTCCCCACACCGAGGAGTATGAAGCATGGATGATGCACAATATACACGTCCCTGATGCATCAGGCTTTTCCTCTGGCCAACGTCTGGCGAAGGTCGTTGAGGGAAGCAACTTTGTGTTGGTGAGAAGCTGCGAAGAGTTTGAGAGCAACTACTTAAATCTAATTCAAAAAACCTTCGAAAAACATTTCAGAAGCCAGTTTAATATTGGCTTGCTTCCTCCAAAAACTGGAGAGAGCAAGAACGCATCAAGGTGGGCCGACACATGCAAATGGCTGGACGGGAGAGAGCCCAAGTCGGTGTTATATGTAGGATTCGGGAGCGAGTACAAGATGCCCCTCAATGAAATACATGAATTAGCATATTCAGTTGAGCTTTCAAGATTACCTTTCCTGTGGATTCTAAGGAAGCCAATAGGCGTGGATACTCGGGATTTACTGTCTCCTGGTTTTGTCAGGCGCACACGAAGCCAGGGTCTGGTTGTTCTTGGTTGGGCACCTCAGCAACAGATACTCGCCCATCCAGCAATAGGGGGGTGTTTTTTCCACTCCGGCTGGGGAACAAGTATAGAATCTCTTGCTCATGGCCACCCACTAATTCTTCTTCCTATGGTAGCAGACCAAGGACTCACTGCTAAGCTGTTAGTGGAAAACCAAGTTGCACACGAGGTCCCCAGGAACGAGGATGGTACATTTAGTCGGGGCGTGGTTGCTGAGTCCATAAGACGAGTTCTTGTAGAAGAACAAGGCAAGCAGTTGAGGCTCAAGGCAACACAGCTGCAAACTGTCTTTGGCGATCATGAGCGTCAGGATAATTATGTAAACAAATTTATGGATCATCTCAAAAACATCACTACACAGAAGCAAGTGTAAGAAGATATCTCAGTGAAATGCTAAGACCTACAAGTTGTTATACCTTACATATCTTTCTGTTGAAATCCATCTCTGTATCCACAACTACAACCTTTTTTATCTTTTGGCATTATTAAACTGGCCTCTTTTGTAGAATTTCCAAGGAAAATCGGAAACTAGAAACTAGATTGAACCTAATAAAATGCATAAAGTAAGCATTCTGACTAGTTTATTTCAATACTCAATATTCTTATAAGTATTAGCATAGAAATTAAAGGCACATATAATTAGTAAGTTGAGTTGGAACTTGGAACTTGGAACATGGAACACACCCCATTTCCATCCATGGCTATAATGCAAAGGGCTTGTTCCATTACACACGAAAAACCACTTAGCAGAAAGTTATCTTCTTATTAGCAGCTACTATAAAATGCAAAACCGAAGCAAAAACTTGAAGAATCTGGTAAACTTGAACTTGTATGAAGCTGAGGAGGAGCATGCATGTACTAGTTTCATCTGCTGTCAACCATTGGAACCAATTCACAACTCGCATTAGATACGTCATTGTTCACCAGCACTTGCTGCACTTAGGTCCACTGACAAATCAAGAACCTAAACCAATTCATACGAGATTGAAATCATATGAATTAGTTATACTATTCTTTTATTATGTTGGCAATTTGTCTAATCTTTACTGTCACACTCACCTTTCCAGTTATCTTGGTGTACATAGCCAAAACATCTTCCACAGTGGTCTCAAAGTGTGTGGATGGGTCATAACTCTGCAATGCCATAACATGAAAATGTGATCATGATGTGACAAAGAGTTAAGCAGAGAAGAATGAGACGCGTACCATAGAAATATAACAGTGGTCAGAATCACAGTCATTTGTAGGTTGGTATCTGTCATAGGTTTCATAGAATATCTCATCAACTGGTCCGAGAAGGTCCACTCCGGGCTTCAGCTCAGCCTCCGGGTCGTCAGTTTCAGCTTCTGTCAAAACGAAAGCTATGTACTTGCCTTGTGGCGCCACGTTGTGATAGTACGAGCAGCAGAATAGATACCTAAGACAAATAAGAGATACACAAGTAAATGCTCCTACATTAATCAGAAAAAAGGTAAATTGGTTAGAAAACATACATGTCTGATTTGCGGCCCAGCTGCTTCTGTGGAATGATGACTTGAGTTGAGTGCGACTCGTGAGTGTCTGGGATTGGGTGGCTCATTATAATGACAGCACGCGCAACCTTCCCTACCTTCTCAACctgaaatcagaatttattttgaaaactaTCTCCAAACTATATGTATGTCTTTGCTGATCACAAAGCCACAGAATGTTACCTTATCGGGTAAATATGAGGGGTCGCAGACAACTTTTTTGCACTTAGCTGTTTCTCCTTCAGATGTAACTCCAATTGCAACTCCATCATCATACTCCACCTGCAGATTGAAAGAAGTAGCCATGAACGAAGCTAGGATGTAACAACGAGTAGTTCTTGGAGGAGAAATGCATTGGATAGACGAGGTATTCAGAAAGTAGAACTGAGAGATTATAACCTTGCAGTCTGGCTTGCTTAGCATGTAAGTCCCACCATAAACTGCGCTCAGACGAGCAAATGCCTGTTTATTAGAGCATCATAGCAAGTCAAAACCATGATAACAACAGTACACATGTGAATTGATACGCAAAAAGAAGCATACCTGAGGCAACTCTCCCAGTCCGTACATAGGATAGAGGTAAGGAGATCCAGATTGAAATCTTGCCAAAGACTCTGCATACAGCTGTTGTAGAGAAGAAAGTAGTAGTTTTCAGTTTAGAAGAGAACAATGTTGACTGCAACTTTATTGAATCTCTCTACCTTCATTCTCTTCACAAAAGTCACTGCCGGCTTGTCCAGGTATTCATCGCTAAAATGCAGAGCCAGAGCATGGCCTATAAATTCAATCGTGTCATCTTCCAGTTCATACTTTCTGCATATTAGAGCACATGAGGCTGTCAGTCGAGAGttcaaattagaaaatgcaGCACACAACTATGATAAATTCGCGTTCCATTTCCAACATCACAAGAAACTCATAGGTTAGGATCAGGCGCCAATATCAGTTGATTGCTTATTAACAACTTGGTGTAAATGGCAGTGTGACAGAGTGATGCATTAGTGTGAGAAACGAACGAGATAAGTTCTCTTGCTGTAATTGTGTCCAAATCCATCCCATGATGAGTCTTGGGATCACTCTCATCAAAGTCTTGAACGAAAACAAAGAACTTGCGTGCACGCCTCTTCTCAAACAGCCCCATAAGTGGGGATTTCAGTGCCTCGACATCAGTTGCCGGGACCTTGTGGATCTGCAGCATAATTTCAAATCAAGGTTGAACGAAAAAGGCAAAATACAGAAAGCTAGCAAAAATTCATCAAACCTTTCCTTTATTGTAGACAAAACTACCATCTACGGCCTTGAAGTTGAGGTACTTGGTGACATCCGTGTGAATCAAGACACGCACCAAAGTTCCATTTGCCATCATGAACTACAATAATCACATCAAAATCTCATTTTTACCCATAGTAAACAAACAACATAAGCTATGAAACAAATGGCTTATGCATTGCAGTTTCTATCTTGGATTCTGTAATACCTTTGGGATCATATCAACGTTATACTCTCTACTTGTGCCCAAATTCTCAGGCGGTTGCTCCTCTCCCCTGAAGCGCTTCCAGAGCTACAGGAAAGGAGATATGAAATCAGAATCACTTCAGTTTGTTACATCCAAACTAGATAACAAAAACATTTAGTCACATTAATGGGAGATTGTGCGACCTGAATCAAATTGAGAGAGCTGGACTCTCCTCCATAATAGTCGTTTTTGTCCATGTGTAGTACCTGTTTGTTAAAACCAAAAGAATGGAACTCAacattaatgtaaaattagttgtTTATTAAAGTTTACTTCCTTTTGTTCTTCACCTGTTGTGCCATTTGAATGTCCCCGAAGGAACAAAATAATTTACTTCGTTCAAATTACAACAGAAAgcagagttttttttaaaaaatcaaga contains:
- the LOC121803039 gene encoding guanosine nucleotide diphosphate dissociation inhibitor At5g09550-like, with the protein product MDEEYDVIVLGTGLKECILSGLLSVDGLKVLHMDKNDYYGGESSSLNLIQLWKRFRGEEQPPENLGTSREYNVDMIPKFMMANGTLVRVLIHTDVTKYLNFKAVDGSFVYNKGKIHKVPATDVEALKSPLMGLFEKRRARKFFVFVQDFDESDPKTHHGMDLDTITARELISKYELEDDTIEFIGHALALHFSDEYLDKPAVTFVKRMKLYAESLARFQSGSPYLYPMYGLGELPQAFARLSAVYGGTYMLSKPDCKVEYDDGVAIGVTSEGETAKCKKVVCDPSYLPDKVEKVGKVARAVIIMSHPIPDTHESHSTQVIIPQKQLGRKSDMYLFCCSYYHNVAPQGKYIAFVLTEAETDDPEAELKPGVDLLGPVDEIFYETYDRYQPTNDCDSDHCYISMSYDPSTHFETTVEDVLAMYTKITGKVLDLSVDLSAASAGEQ
- the LOC121796322 gene encoding UDP-glycosyltransferase 91A1-like, producing MPSPHTEEYEAWMMHNIHVPDASGFSSGQRLAKVVEGSNFVLVRSCEEFESNYLNLIQKTFEKHFRSQFNIGLLPPKTGESKNASRWADTCKWLDGREPKSVLYVGFGSEYKMPLNEIHELAYSVELSRLPFLWILRKPIGVDTRDLLSPGFVRRTRSQGLVVLGWAPQQQILAHPAIGGCFFHSGWGTSIESLAHGHPLILLPMVADQGLTAKLLVENQVAHEVPRNEDGTFSRGVVAESIRRVLVEEQGKQLRLKATQLQTVFGDHERQDNYVNKFMDHLKNITTQKQV